The Acidimicrobiia bacterium nucleotide sequence GTGAAGACGCTCCACCCCCGGGTGCATGGTGGCATCCTCGCCAACCTGTCCGAAGAGCATCACAGACGCGAACTGGAGGAGCAGGGGATTCTTCCTTTCGAGCTGGTGGTGTCCAATCTCTACCCGTTCGAGAAGACGGTTGCCCGTTCCGAAGCGACCGAGGCTGATGCCATCGAGGAGATCGATATCGGTGGGCCGACGCTGGTGCGCGCCGCAGCCAAGAACCACGCGTGGGTCGGCATCGTCACATCGCCGGACCAGTACGGTGAAGTGGCGGCCGCCGTGGAGGCGGGTGGGCTCGACCATCCGCTGCGGCGGCGGCTGGCGAGAGAAGCCTTCTTCCGTACGGCAGCCTACGACGCCGCCATCGTCGGCTGGTTCGAACGGACCGATGACGGGCTGCCGGAGCGGATCGTGCTGCCTCTGGAGCGCACGGCCGAACTGCGGTACGGGGAGAACCCGCATCAACCGGGGGCTGCGTTTCGAACGGTCGGCGAGAGGGCGTGGTGGGAAGATTCCGAGCAGCTGCAGGGCAAGGCGATGTCCTTCAACAACTACGTCGACGCCGACGCGGCATGGCGTCATGTTCAAGAGTTCGAGGACCCGGCCTGTGTGGTCGTGAAGCACACGAACGCGTGCGGGGTTGCGATCGCCGCCGAGCTCGAGACGGCCTTCCGGCTGGCATGGGATGCCGACCCCCTGTCCGCCTTCGGCAGCGTGATCGCGCTAAACCGTCCTCTCGACCCGGCAACGGCCGAGGCGATGGCTGCCGCAGGGTATATCGAGGTGGTGGTCGCCCCATCCGTCGAAGACGTGGGACCGCTCGCCTCGAAGTCCGGCCTGCGGATCATCGCTGCGCCGCCACCCGGACGGCCGGGATTCGACTTGCGAAGGCTCGACGGCGGCTTCGTCGGTCAGGAGTGGGACACGGTCACGATCGACGGCGAGTGGTCCGTCGTGTCTGCCCGCCGGCCTTCCCCGGAGGAGATGCGGGATCTCCGGTTTGCCTGGCGGGTCGCCGCCCACACCAAGTCGAACGCGATCGTCATCGCCCGGGAAGGGCAGGCAGTCGGTATCGGCGCCGGCGACCAGAGCAGGGTCGGCGCCTCAGAGAGGGCGATTCGCCAGGCCGGCGACCGGGCCGCAGGCGCGGTCGCCGCCAGCGACGCCTTCTTCCCGTTCGCCGATGGGGTCGAAGCGCTGGCGGCCGCCGGTGTGTCTGCCGTTGTCGAACCGGGCGGATCGAAAGGAGACTCAGAAGTGATCGCGGTGGCCGATCGATTCGGTCTGGCACTGGTATTCACCGGCCGCCGCCACTTCAGACACTGACCGACCGGGGACCGGTTGCCAATCACCGATCGCCGGACCAATCCACGAGGAACATCGCCCACATGTGCATATCGAAAGAAGAGTCAAGATGATCGAAACGCAACTGCTGAGCGGCACGGTCGTGGCGGCCGCCGTCAAGGAGGAGGTGGCCGAGCGCGTCGCCGAACTCGGAGCGCGAGGCAAAGGAGTCGGCCTGGCGACGGTGCTGGTCGGCGAGGATCCCGCTTCGGAGGTCTACGTCCGCAACAAGCGCCGCACGGCCGAGAAGCTCGGCATCACCTCGATCCATCACCAGCTGGCCGCCGACACGCCGCAAGCCGAGATCGACGGGCTGATTCGCCAACTGAACGACGATCCGGCCGTCGACGGCATCCTCCTCCAGCTGCCCCTTCCCGACGGACTCGACGGCGAGAGGGCGGTGAAACTCATCGATCCTTCCAAAGATGCCGACGGTCTGCATCCGAGCAACCTCGGCATGCTCATCCTCGGCCAACCCGGCCTGACGCCCTGCACGCCGACCGGTGTGATGAGAATCCTGGATCACTACGGTATCGGAGTGTCCGGCAAGAACGTCATCGTCATCGGCCGGTCGTTCCTCGTCGGACGTCCGCTTGCGATGCTGATGAACCAGAAGGGCGTCGATGCCACGGTGACCATGGCTCACTCCCGCACGCCCGATCTCGCCGCGCTGGCCCGCCGGGCGGACATAGTGGTCGCCGCGGTCGGTGTCCCCAGGTTGGTCGGGCCGGACTATGTCAGACAAGGCGCCACGGTCATAGATGTAGGCATCAACCGAACCGAAGAGGGACTGGTAGGTGACGCCGACTTCGACGCCCTCCAGGGCATCGCAGGCGCGATCACACCGGTGCCCAAGGGCGTCGGACCGATGACCATCGCCATGCTCATGCACAACACGGTGCGAGCCGCCGAGGCCTCTCTCGGGTAGTCGCGAGTCGCGAGTCGCGGGTCGCGAGTAGGGAAACTGTCCGTTGCGCGGCTCGCAACCCGCGACGAGATAACCGCGACCCTTTCGGGTCCTTCGGCCCCATGAAGGGCCGGGTACGGCTCAGCTACCCTTCAATCACCGAAATAGAGGAGATATGCCATGGCGACTGCCATCACCATGGGACCTGAAGGACTCGTAGTCCCCAACGACCCCATTCTGCCTTTCATCGAGGGTGACGGAATCGGACCAGATATCTGGGCAGCTTCGCAAGCCGTCTTCGACGCCGCCGTCGAGAAGGCCTACGGCGGCGAGCGCAAGGTTGCCTGGAAAGAGGTCCTGGCCGGAGAGAAGGCCTACAACGAAACCGGCGAGTGGCTGCCCGATGAGACCGTTGAAGCATTTCAGGATTACCTGGTCGGGATCAAAGGACCGTTGACCACTCCGGTCGGCGGAGGGATACGCAGCCTCAACGTCGCCTTGCGGCAGATCATGGACCTGTACGTCTGTCTGCGTCCGGTGCGCTGGTTCAACGGTGTGCCGTCGCCGGTGAAGCATCCGGAGCTGGTCGACATGGTGATCTTCCGTGAGAACACCGAGGACGTGTATGCCGGCAAGGAACTCGAAGCCTTCAGCGATGAAGCGGTCAAGCTGCTCGCGTTCCTGCGCGACTCCTACGGCTGGGATATCCGCCCGGACAGCGGGCTCGGTATCAAGCCGGTTTCCGAGACGGGGTCGAAGCGCCTCATCCGCGCTGCGATCAAGTACGCCATCGCCAACGGGCGCAAGTCGGTGACCCTGGTCCACAAGGGCAACATCATGAAGTTCACCGAGGGCGCCTTCCGCAGCTGGGGTTACGAGCTGACCCGCGACGAGTTCGAGGGCCGGGCGATCGGCTGGGACGACTGCGGCGGCAACCCGGGCGATCAGGTGCTGGTCAAGGACGTGATCGCCGACGCCATGTTGCAGCAGGTTCTCACCCGTCCGGCCGAGTATGAGGTTCTGGCGACTATGAACCTCAACGGCGACTACATCTCCGACGCGCTGGCCGCCCAGGTGGGTGGCATCGGGATCGCCCCGGGAGGCAACATCAACTACGAGACCGGCGTCGCGGTGTTCGAAGCCACCCACGGGACTGCACCCAAGTATGCAGGC carries:
- the purH gene encoding bifunctional phosphoribosylaminoimidazolecarboxamide formyltransferase/IMP cyclohydrolase produces the protein MTRIPVRRALLSVSNKHGLLEFARRLVDAEVELVSSGGTAGILNEAGLPVTKVSDVTGAPEILGGRVKTLHPRVHGGILANLSEEHHRRELEEQGILPFELVVSNLYPFEKTVARSEATEADAIEEIDIGGPTLVRAAAKNHAWVGIVTSPDQYGEVAAAVEAGGLDHPLRRRLAREAFFRTAAYDAAIVGWFERTDDGLPERIVLPLERTAELRYGENPHQPGAAFRTVGERAWWEDSEQLQGKAMSFNNYVDADAAWRHVQEFEDPACVVVKHTNACGVAIAAELETAFRLAWDADPLSAFGSVIALNRPLDPATAEAMAAAGYIEVVVAPSVEDVGPLASKSGLRIIAAPPPGRPGFDLRRLDGGFVGQEWDTVTIDGEWSVVSARRPSPEEMRDLRFAWRVAAHTKSNAIVIAREGQAVGIGAGDQSRVGASERAIRQAGDRAAGAVAASDAFFPFADGVEALAAAGVSAVVEPGGSKGDSEVIAVADRFGLALVFTGRRHFRH
- the folD gene encoding bifunctional methylenetetrahydrofolate dehydrogenase/methenyltetrahydrofolate cyclohydrolase FolD codes for the protein MIETQLLSGTVVAAAVKEEVAERVAELGARGKGVGLATVLVGEDPASEVYVRNKRRTAEKLGITSIHHQLAADTPQAEIDGLIRQLNDDPAVDGILLQLPLPDGLDGERAVKLIDPSKDADGLHPSNLGMLILGQPGLTPCTPTGVMRILDHYGIGVSGKNVIVIGRSFLVGRPLAMLMNQKGVDATVTMAHSRTPDLAALARRADIVVAAVGVPRLVGPDYVRQGATVIDVGINRTEEGLVGDADFDALQGIAGAITPVPKGVGPMTIAMLMHNTVRAAEASLG
- the icd gene encoding NADP-dependent isocitrate dehydrogenase, which codes for MATAITMGPEGLVVPNDPILPFIEGDGIGPDIWAASQAVFDAAVEKAYGGERKVAWKEVLAGEKAYNETGEWLPDETVEAFQDYLVGIKGPLTTPVGGGIRSLNVALRQIMDLYVCLRPVRWFNGVPSPVKHPELVDMVIFRENTEDVYAGKELEAFSDEAVKLLAFLRDSYGWDIRPDSGLGIKPVSETGSKRLIRAAIKYAIANGRKSVTLVHKGNIMKFTEGAFRSWGYELTRDEFEGRAIGWDDCGGNPGDQVLVKDVIADAMLQQVLTRPAEYEVLATMNLNGDYISDALAAQVGGIGIAPGGNINYETGVAVFEATHGTAPKYAGMDKVNPGSVILSGELMFRYMGWPEVSDLIVKGLEGAIAEKIVTYDFARLMDGATEVRTSEFGQAMIDRM